A section of the Pseudomonas tritici genome encodes:
- a CDS encoding GNAT family N-acetyltransferase: MPALTFRNALPADAARCFEIETTAYEGDEAATLEKIATRIAQYPQGFLILEADGEVIGFINCGCAHNVVMSDEAFKELVGHSAEAPNVVIMSVVVDPAHQGKGYSTALMTEFVQRMRGMGKQTIHLMCKERHVPLYERMGYRYVRPSPPDHGGMAWHEMVMALQG, encoded by the coding sequence ATGCCCGCCCTCACTTTCCGCAACGCCCTCCCCGCTGACGCCGCTCGTTGCTTCGAGATTGAAACCACCGCCTACGAAGGCGACGAAGCCGCCACCCTGGAAAAAATCGCCACGCGCATTGCGCAATATCCGCAGGGTTTTCTGATCCTGGAAGCCGATGGCGAGGTGATAGGTTTTATCAACTGCGGCTGCGCTCATAACGTGGTGATGTCGGACGAGGCGTTCAAGGAGTTGGTGGGGCATTCGGCCGAGGCGCCGAATGTGGTGATCATGTCGGTGGTGGTCGACCCGGCGCATCAGGGCAAGGGGTATTCCACGGCGTTGATGACCGAGTTTGTGCAGCGCATGCGCGGGATGGGCAAGCAGACGATTCACTTGATGTGCAAGGAGCGGCACGTGCCCCTGTACGAGCGCATGGGCTATCGCTATGTGCGACCGTCGCCGCCGGATCACGGCGGGATGGCGTGGCATGAGATGGTCATGGCGCTCCAGGGATGA
- a CDS encoding GNAT family N-acetyltransferase — MNVPRIEVSDQPNPDAERILGSGLAAFNEAITGYNDRRLLTVLIKDPDTQQILGGITGKTTLGMAFLDLFHLPDSLRGTGLGSQLLQAFEDEARRRGCANAVLYTLSFQAPGFYEKRGWVRFGEIPCEPQGSSRVFLSKVL, encoded by the coding sequence ATGAACGTGCCGCGTATTGAGGTCAGCGACCAACCCAACCCCGACGCCGAGCGCATCCTGGGCAGCGGCCTCGCTGCCTTCAACGAAGCCATCACCGGCTACAACGACCGGCGCTTGCTCACGGTGCTGATCAAGGACCCCGACACCCAGCAAATCCTCGGTGGTATCACCGGCAAGACCACCTTGGGGATGGCCTTCCTCGACCTGTTCCACCTGCCCGATTCGCTGCGCGGCACTGGGCTCGGCAGCCAATTGCTGCAAGCCTTCGAAGATGAGGCCCGGCGCCGGGGTTGTGCTAACGCGGTGCTGTATACCCTGAGTTTCCAGGCGCCGGGGTTTTACGAGAAGCGTGGCTGGGTGCGGTTCGGTGAGATACCGTGCGAACCGCAGGGCAGCAGCCGGGTGTTTCTGTCTAAGGTGTTGTGA